The DNA segment GCTTTTGCCAAAGTGTAGCCACGCTTTTCATCTCCCCTGTATTGATACTTGGCTTCGATCTCACACTAATTGCCCCATGTGCCGTGCTCCTGTTGTAGCTCAGCCCACCGCCGCCGCTTCTCCGCCACCACCACAGCCTCCAGCCGAAACCCAGATGAGGGAATGGCAAAGGGGAGAGGGAGATGGAGCCAATTTGGGGGAAAGTTCCACTAGAAATgaagaacaagaacaagaacaagTAGAAATCCATTTTCCTGAAGAAGATTTAGAAGAAATTCAGCCAGTGAGAAGATCTATATCACTAGATTCTTTATCAGCTCTTCGAATCAGCTCAGTTTTTGCTAATGTTAATGAAAAAATGGACTCTGAAGCTGAATCAATGCAGAGAAATGGGAATGAATCGAAGAAATCATATCAAGGGAGAGGCAATTCTTCTTCTGCTATGAACAGGTCAGTTTCATGTAGTGGGAAGTTTCTAATGAGAAGAAGTGCTGAAACTAATcaaagttgaattttttttgctttttctctttttgagtATCTCTGAAGATGGGGATGTCTATACAAACTCTTAGAAAGCTGAGAGGAtctgaaggttttttttttgtcaagtaCAGATGATATGAAAAGATTAATGATATACATGCATACAAAGTTGAAATATATTTCTTGTGTAGTGTTCTGGCTGTGGATTATGCTTCTCAATTACATGATTATAAGCAAAGTATGTCAATATCATCATTGAACACAACTTAATCAGGATGATGTTTGTTGTTTTTAGTTAGTGAGTGAGCAAATCTTGGTAAGAACTCACCAactttttcaatttgatttcttaatttatgttagTTTTTAGTAGCATGATTATGTTTTGAGAGTTTTTGAAATGTGTCATTTTGGTATTTATCCATTCAATATTTGGAGTGATTAGTTCATTCATCTATGATACAATTGAACCTTGTTGGGACTAAGTAGTTGCTATTTTTCTTGATATAAAAGATAATGAGATTGAAAATTATAGTTTTAATGATTTCTATTTGATCTCTATAGATGATATGATAATACTTTTTCCATTCAGTATAAACCAGCCAAACTAGCCAAGCAATAAAGGGAGGTAATATGAAAAATTTCATATTACTTCCATAGTACTAAGAAAATTTTGTGTGGTTGATTGCTGAAATGACCATAAAAATCAAGGTATATATCAAATTCTAAGTGTAAGTCATCTTGAACACATGTCACTTAACATGCTATTGAAgaagttacaacacttgcataaccataatatttataatgCCTTTTGTTATAGccataatatttataatgttttttttgttGTCACCAAGATGGCTAATAATATTGTTTGggatagttgcaaatatagcaattagACATAAAGTATTAACTGATATCATACGATGTAAAAGAATTcgtaaatataagaaaatttagATTTAGCTCTTAAAGTCTACGAGTGTTACCATATCACTAATAGGGGTTATTATGGGAAAATCCTTTACGAAGGAGAGAACAATGATATATGAAAAATCACGATCTGGTGATATAAGGCAGGGTCTTCCAAAAGTGGAACAAGTGTTAGAAGTGTGTTCGATTGATTCAATATCGATGAGCTTAGAAAAGAGAGTTGAGGGTTGGAATGAGTGTATAACAAAACTTCTTGGAATTCCTTGGGGAGTGCAAAGCCTTATTTCTTTGGTTAATAAGATCCAAAAGGGTTCTCGATGTTAGGGGTGGAGATCcataataaacatatataaatTCTTATACGTCAAATAACATCAAAAGTGTTGGTTTCAAAAGATGGAATgtctaatgttttttttaccTGGAGAACTAATTGGATTGTTCGAGCGAAACGAACGGGATGCTTTGGAAGAAGTGATCTGTTATCGAGTGCCATATTATTGGGAATAACGAAAACATctctaaatactcatttttgcATATCCGAAGCAAGTTTTCAAGAAACAGCTCGAGTTTTAGCAAAAGCCACTCTCCTGGTTGAAAGGTATCCTTCTAGGAAGGATGATACCTGTTGGTACCGAATTCAAAGGATTAGCACAACGTTCGAGGCAATATAACAACCTCAAATCAATAGCATTTCGTCAAAAAGAATAGGCAATGATAAAATTTTCACTGatagattttattatatttataattctttaaaaTTGCTAATACTTAATTATTATCTTTAAAAGTGCTTCCCACTGCAATTACTTTATAATTTGTTGGTTAAATACTCTCGTGTACTCTATACTAGTTTGAAAGGATGATAATATAATGTTCTTCTAAATGTTGGAGCAAATGAAACAAGAATATCTTCGAAATCTATTTATCCAATGATCTATCATCGTAGGTTTCTATTTAGTTCcaattagttttcaaaacaaaaCCATTTAGTCAACTTTGAACTTACATTTCAAGCAACTCGCAACTTGCAACTTGCAACTCTTTAAATGCACGTCGAGTATTGAAAAGTCATGCTAGGTGACTCCATAACAAGATCTAGAAAACCATCCACCaatgatgaagaaaaattaaaatttgaagaaagaaaaattaaccCCTAAAACAAAGACATAACAAGGTCTATATTTTATGATGAAAAAGTACTTAGGTGTATTCCGACTACATTCATCTTTGTGTAATCCACTCAAGTGTTCAATTATAAATTGCCACACGAAAAACTTTTAttcaatctaaaaaatatatttctttatatattttttttattgtgattGTAATGGATGCATGAAAATGAGTGTAAGCTATCTTACATCCAAGTCTTACTTTTTGATTTTCATGATGAAGCATCCAAAATCAAGCCTCCAAGAAGTTTTGTTCCCTAGTTTATGATTGACTTGTTGACACCtaacttaagaaaaataataataattaataaataaataaatttaaattggaGATGTGCTCAACATGGCAAGTTTAAAACTAATGTTATTTGGCAAACAAGTTTTATAGGAACAAAAACTATGGGATTGTACCCATTcctatgtaaaaaaaaaaaaaaaaaaaactatggtatTCTTTTGAGAAAAGCGTCAAAATTATTTGGAAACTGTTTTCCAAAgttttctaaataaatattttaagttcAAAATGGAAATGTAAAAGTTATGTTTGAAtaactttaatttttagaattttgtttatatacttttatattttattttttatgaaaaattattttgaatcacaaaactaaaaataattacaaataataacaaaagaTCACACTTTATCTACGATAAATCGGGATAGAATATTATTTGTGTCTATCATAACACAGATAATAGTTTAGCGTGGTCTAACGCAGATagacaataaaattttattatatttataaatattttgatttaatttcctatatttgaaaccAACCCTTATTTTAATGTGTTCTTAGTAtaagatattttcaaaataatgttGTTGTTATTCATtctaaaatcataaaattataaaacagTTATTTCAAGATGCATAGAAATTAAGGTTGGCAATAGGGTCGGGTCGGGACGGGCAAGGAGGGGGTCTCCATCCCCGTCCTTGATGGGGAAATTTATCCCATCCCCACCCCATCCCCAACATTTGAAGGCGAGCATGGGGGCGGGAATTCCCCATTGGGTAAACGGGTCACATGGGGATTCATTCCTCATTTTCCCTTTATTGGggcattttttcattttttttttaaattctctttGGTTTAGGTTGGGATACTTTAATTGTGCTTAGATTGAgctaaatgtaaaaaaattaaaaattcttatcaatagaaaaattccaaaaatatttacacgtTATAACTCCAAGGAGAAGATGCGAGTTCGATTCCCACTATCCGCCGAGGACGAGGATAATGGgttaatatttttcatttaataggATAAATTATATAGTTGACCGTGATAGTATAGTGGTTCTATCCTCCCCTTCTTTTCCTCCCatctagaaagaaaaaaagctaACATAGCAAAAGTTCCAAGAGTACTTTgtacttt comes from the Benincasa hispida cultivar B227 chromosome 5, ASM972705v1, whole genome shotgun sequence genome and includes:
- the LOC120078012 gene encoding E3 ubiquitin-protein ligase RING1-like isoform X1, with product MDFISTRKLLSDDEDDIEKFCKDCHEYLTGSCSSDCIEKCPKLCYISMSIPPPPSKSPHKLSNLVTSTIALLSFTFLLVLCYAIYARFYSGRRRRIRRPDPPPPVTHHQHDFLDEEQGPVLDHPIWYIRTVGLPPAVIEAIAVCKFKSGEGLIDGTECSVCLSEFEEDETLRLLPKCSHAFHLPCIDTWLRSHTNCPMCRAPVVAQPTAAASPPPPQPPAETQMREWQRGEGDGANLGESSTRNEEQEQEQVEIHFPEEDLEEIQPVRRSISLDSLSALRISSVFANVNEKMDSEAESMQRNGNESKKSYQGRGNSSSAMNSVLAVDYASQLHDYKQSMSISSLNTT